In Flavobacterium luteolum, the DNA window GCTTTTCCATTGTTTTAAACGACAAAGTAAGAGCTGAACCATCATTTCCAGAAAGGTCTTTTACAAATCCAGCTGGGATCGTAAAAGTATATTGCTTGTTATATTCCAATCCGAAATAGCTAAACTTTACTGTTTTGTTTACAAATTCGGCATTTAAATTTTTACCATTTAAAACAGCATTTCCTGTTCCTGATTGAACCTGTTCGTTATAGTTTAAAATAATGCTTCCATTTGCCGCCACAGAACCTGCCGCTTCTGTTGGAAATGAAGATTCTAAAACTGGCGCAACAGTATCACTAACTAAAACCTCATCGGCTTTAATCATTAAATTGGATAAGATTGTAGCTGTAACATCAATTGCAGATCCGTGTTTTGGTCCGTTTATATTTGGAATCCATCTTAAATAGATCTTTTCCTTTCCTTCGGCTTCAATAGGAAGAACTCCGCCAATATTGGTTATTGTTCCTGTATTGATTGTCGTTAAAGCCGAAACATTCACAAAATTTACTCCGTCTAATGAATATTGAAATGTCCACTCATCACACCCATAATAGTAGCCCAATAAACCCGAAGCAACATTTATGTTTTTATAACCCACCGTTGAAAGTGTTGTCATAAAATAATAAAAATTCCCTCTGTCATTATTCCAGACGCAAAATCCGTTCTTTCCTCCTCTATTTTGAAGTCTAACATTGGGTGCAAAAACATTGTCTGCTATATTATAGGCAAATAGTTGTGGTCTATTTTCTACTTTAGAATACAATTCGGCCACTCTCGGATTTGCGTATTGATCATTTTTAAATGTCCATCCCGCAATAAAAGTCTGATTGGCGTACGTTCCTGTAACTGTTCTATTTTCATTCATCACTACAGAAGTGCTTAATGAAGTGGAGCCATCAGCCCAATTGCTGAATTTTATAATATCGTTTTCCACTGCCGTAATCGTAACATTGGTTCCAGTTTCATAAACCGAAAATGCACCGTCTTTTCCTGCGGGAGAAACCGTATAGTCTCCTAAACCAAAAGCTCCGTTTGTGTTTACGCTTAAAGTATAAGTTGGTACAGCATCATACTGAGCGACTAAGGTCATGTCTGCATTTAGAGTATATGTTAACGGATTGGTTGTTGAAATAACAGCTCCTTTATCATCTACCCATTGCTTAAAACTGTAGCCGAAATTTTTATTGGCAGTCAATTTTATTTCGGTTCCTTTTGCAAATGTAGTTCCAGCAGGATTAAGTGTAACAGTTCCAGATGAGGCGGGATTGACATCTACAGTCAATTTGTGCGTCACAGCATTAGGGTTGTCGGTTACTTTTTCGAAATAATCTACGTTAAACAAATATCCTGTTCCAGGCCCAAGAAAAACGAGATACAGATCGAATGAACCATTCGTTGGCGTAATGGCTGCCGAGAACTTCTTGTAATCGGTAAAGCTTGTACTTCCTGATATCGTTGCAGAACCAATCAAAGTTCCTGTTGCAGAACCCAATCTAAATTCGATAGTTCCGCCAGTTGCTCCCGCCGCCGCAATATCAAAGCGAGTAACAAATTCGGTAAAATTAACTGCATTAAATTTAATCCAGGTATTGTTTTTAATATACCCTACGTTTCCGCCTCCCGAACGAGCAGCATTGGTTTCTGCCCTTGCTCCCGAAGCTTGGTTAAATGTTTCAGCTTCAATCTTCTCAATGGTTTGAGAAAACCCCATTACTGTAAACAGTACGAGGAATAGATGAATAAAAAATTGTTTTTTCATTTGGTTTAAATATGGTTTTAGTTAGTAATAGTTTTCAAAAGAGTTTTTTCTGGTATCTCAAACCCTTCTGACGGTTTAAATAAAATATTAGTTTAATTCTTTCATTCCTTCAAAAACTAATCTTGCCACTTCTTCAGCTCCTTTAGTTTGAAAATGTGTGTTATCTTTTTGTCCTTCCGGATAAGCTTCGTATATACCTCCTTTGAAATTCATAAAATAATTTTCACTCACATACGGCTGTCCTTTTTTGGTGAAAAAATCGATCGATTTTTGATTTAAATCAATGCATGGCACATCCAATTCTTTGGCTATATCTTTTACTGCCTGCGGATATAAACCATGAATATTCTGCAGTTTTCCGTCTTTCCACGGAAAGTTTCTGGCTACCGGCGTAATCAAAATCGGTTTTGCCCCTTTTGCTCTTGTCTGTTCTACAAAAAGCCTTAGAAATTCCTTATAGCCTTCAATATTTACATATCGTTCAGGCTTATCTTCGGCGGCATCATTATGGCCAAACTGCATTAAAACTAAATCACCTTTTTTTAGATTTTCGTAAACCAGACGCCATCTCCCTTCCTGAAAGAAAGTCCTAGTGCTTCGTCCACCTCTGGCTCTATCATCTACAAAAGCACTGTCAGTTTTAATCAGTTTATCGATTTTCTTTAGGCTGTCTTTTACTAAAAACTGCTGAAAAACCTGTCCCCAGCCTGTAACAGGATATCGTGTTTTCTTATAATCTTTCCCTTCTTCATAATTATTAGCATAATCAGCCACAGTAGAATCTCCTATCAAGTAAACCGTAGTTTTGGATTTTGGTTTTATAAAAGACATTACTGCAAATGCTAAAGCCATACAGAGAATTGAAATAGTGAATCTTGATTTCATAATTCTTTATTTTTTAAAAACATTAGTTAAAAATTGATCTATATATTGAATTGTTGGTTCAAACCAAGGGTTGAAAAGACAAAAAACATGAGGTGAGTTTTCAAATTCGTGAACCTCCGAATAGATTCCGTTTTCTGTCAAAACTTTTCTAAAATCATCTCTTCCAGCATGCATTCTAGAAATCGAACTATTAATAAATAAAGTGGGCGGAGTTGAAGAATTTACATAAGACAACGGAGAAGCGGCTTCCCATAGTTTCGAATTGTCTTTTCTAGAATAGCCAAACCAATAAGTTCCTGCCGAAATATTTTTAGTATCATTTCCTTCGCTGCTTTCAGGATGGGTAAAAGATAGTGTTCCGTCAATATCAATTATGGCGTTGACTTGAGCTTTTGAGCTTGAATTTGTCACTTCTCCCTCAAACAGAGGCATATTGCCTGTTACTCCCATAAAAGCTGCCAGTTCTCCACCAGCAGAAAATCCAAGCGAAACAATTTGATTTGGATTAACATTATACGTATCTGCATTTTCTCTTACCCAGCGAATCGAAGCTTTAATATCGTAAACTGCTGCCGGAAAAAGTGCTTCTGTAGAAAGTCTGTACTCGGGCGTAAAACAAACATAACCTAGGCTTGCCAATTTCTGTGCCATCTGATGATGTTGTTCTCGGCTTCCAGATCGCCATCCTCCTCCATGAATAAGTATAATGGCAGTCTGTTGTTTTTCTTTTTTATTTTTATCGAAGAAAACATCCAGTTTCATTTTCCGTTTTCCATAAGTGCAATATACAATGTCGTTCTTCTGCACAAGAGCGTCAAAATGCATTTCGGAAACAAGAGAAATATTAGGAAAGTATTTCAATGTTTTTTTGAATGCGCTTCTATTATTGAAAGAAGTGTCTTTAACCTGAGTCAATCCTTCCAAATATTGCGCGTTCATCTTTTGAAGAAATAAGATCCAGACCCAAATAAATACTGCTTTTAATTTTCTGTTTTGAAACTTCATTCTTTATTTATTTTATCGATTATAACTTCTGAAAGATGCTTTTAAAAACTTCAATTCGGTTTCCAATCTTTAAAAATGGCTTTCATCGAATATTCCTTTTTAAATTGTGCTGCTGAAAGCTGATGTGACCAATTGGCTCTTGATGCAGCATTTGCTCCTGCCCCTGTAGATTGATATTCGGCATAAAAAACCGTTTTTTCGGCTTCTGGTTTTCCCCAATTATGCCACCCTAATGGTTTAATGTGTGAATCCATTTCACACATTATAAAAACAGTTTTGGCATAATTTCTCCACGGTCTTCCTAAGAAATAAGAGTTATCTCCTGAATTTGAAGTCAGTTTGCAGTTTAGAAATACAAATCCGTATGCGCTGGATTCTGGCGTATTGGCAGCAGTAATATAAGAGCCTCCTTTTTTAGAGAAGATTTCACATTGATCAAAAATCACGGTCGAACCTCCAAAAATGAAATCAGTTGTTCCTTCGATATAACAGTTTTTATAATACTGTCTACTGCCACTTTCTCTTGGATATAAAGTGTCTTGAAATCCTAAAAATCTGCAATTCTCGAATATGATTCGGTCTCCGTCAATTCTAACTGCCACCGCCTGCCCAACTGGGCCAGACGAATTCTCGAACGTAATATTCTGCGCTTTAAAACCATTACCTGCAACAATAAAACTCGCAGATCCAGAAGTTCCGACTGTTCCTCCTGCACCATTCGATTTGGATGCATAGTCATCATAAGTCAGGATTACATTTTCTCTGCTTTCCCCAATCAGCGTAATGTTATTTTTATTTAAGGCTAATTCTAGTTTTTCTTTGTAGATTCCATTCTTTACAAAAATTCTAGTTTCTGATGTTTTTAATAATGGCACCGAATTAAACGCTTCTTGAACAGTTTTAAAATCTCCTTTTCCATCTGCATCCACAACAATATCATAAGGCTTGATTACTGTTGTAGAATCATTTTCAAACGAAAGATTCATAAAGAAAATGGAAACGGCCACAAATTTGAATAGTATCATTTTTTTCTATTTTAGTCCACCACTTTTACTTCTCTTTTAATCGATTCTAGCACTTTTAGATCTTTATCCATAACCATTTTTTTACCGTTGGTTTTTAGTGAAATATCTTTTGTTTCTAAACCTCCAACCCAAAACATCTGATTTTCTCCTGTAGATTTCAAACCATCTAAACTCACATTCTGACTGTTTGAAAAACTTACCGCGATTCCAGGTTTGTCTAATCTTAAATCAAGATTTTTAAAAGTGATTTTGCTCGTATAGTTCAACTGAACTCCAATATCTGAACGGATAATCATGTTATCAAATTCGATGTTAGTAACTGGCATTTCTGGAATTCCCATAATTTTTAAAGCCTGAGCCGCACCATTTACATAAATGTTTTTGAAATACATATTTTTAAAAGCAGGCGTATCATCAGAAATAGCTTCTTTTGCGACTGTTATTTCGCCTGTTGTTTTATCTTCTGATAAAGATTTTCCGAAATAATACAAATTAAAATTGATGGCGTCTGTTGGAATATTATTCATGCGAATGTCTTCCATCCAAATATTCTCCACTACTCCACCACGTCCTCGAACAGATTTAAAACGAAGTCCGCAATCTGTTCCATTAAATGTTAGGTTTTTGGCAAATATATTTTTAACGCCTCCAGACATTTCGCTTCCAATTGTAAAACCTCCATGTGCGTGATAAACCACACAATCTGTAATCACAAAAAATTCGGTTGGTTTTGCACGGTCTCTTCCTTCTTTATCTTTTCCAGATTTAATGCAGATCGCATCATCGCCAACATCAAAACGACAATTGGTTACC includes these proteins:
- a CDS encoding pectinesterase family protein, with the protein product MILFKFVAVSIFFMNLSFENDSTTVIKPYDIVVDADGKGDFKTVQEAFNSVPLLKTSETRIFVKNGIYKEKLELALNKNNITLIGESRENVILTYDDYASKSNGAGGTVGTSGSASFIVAGNGFKAQNITFENSSGPVGQAVAVRIDGDRIIFENCRFLGFQDTLYPRESGSRQYYKNCYIEGTTDFIFGGSTVIFDQCEIFSKKGGSYITAANTPESSAYGFVFLNCKLTSNSGDNSYFLGRPWRNYAKTVFIMCEMDSHIKPLGWHNWGKPEAEKTVFYAEYQSTGAGANAASRANWSHQLSAAQFKKEYSMKAIFKDWKPN
- a CDS encoding alpha/beta hydrolase encodes the protein MKFQNRKLKAVFIWVWILFLQKMNAQYLEGLTQVKDTSFNNRSAFKKTLKYFPNISLVSEMHFDALVQKNDIVYCTYGKRKMKLDVFFDKNKKEKQQTAIILIHGGGWRSGSREQHHQMAQKLASLGYVCFTPEYRLSTEALFPAAVYDIKASIRWVRENADTYNVNPNQIVSLGFSAGGELAAFMGVTGNMPLFEGEVTNSSSKAQVNAIIDIDGTLSFTHPESSEGNDTKNISAGTYWFGYSRKDNSKLWEAASPLSYVNSSTPPTLFINSSISRMHAGRDDFRKVLTENGIYSEVHEFENSPHVFCLFNPWFEPTIQYIDQFLTNVFKK
- a CDS encoding rhamnogalacturonan acetylesterase, whose amino-acid sequence is MKSRFTISILCMALAFAVMSFIKPKSKTTVYLIGDSTVADYANNYEEGKDYKKTRYPVTGWGQVFQQFLVKDSLKKIDKLIKTDSAFVDDRARGGRSTRTFFQEGRWRLVYENLKKGDLVLMQFGHNDAAEDKPERYVNIEGYKEFLRLFVEQTRAKGAKPILITPVARNFPWKDGKLQNIHGLYPQAVKDIAKELDVPCIDLNQKSIDFFTKKGQPYVSENYFMNFKGGIYEAYPEGQKDNTHFQTKGAEEVARLVFEGMKELN